In Actinoplanes sp. NBC_00393, a single genomic region encodes these proteins:
- the urtA gene encoding urea ABC transporter substrate-binding protein has translation MATGAIGTTMALVLAGCGAKAGDETAAGGTSPAASCVDTSGSTVKLGFLNSLTGGMAISEKTVSNVLHMAADEINAGGGILGKKIEYVQEDGATDWPTFAEKTEKLLTQDCVAAIFGGWTSSSRKAVKPVVEKNNGLFFYPVQYEGLESSPNIYYTGATTNQQIIPAMDFLASQGVKKLFLAGSDYVFPRTANAIIKLYAAKLGIEIVGEEYVPLDKDDWTSQVAKIVAAKPDFIFNTINGSSNVGFVKAYYDAGLTAATTPIISVSIAEEEAPAMGHEVTGQYASWNYFQSLKTDTNPKFIESWKAYPNSSGVTSDPMEAAYISMYLYKALVEAAGSFDVDAVNAAAKKNTITFDAPEGKVTLDGDNHHISKPGHIGKINSSNQFEIVWASDKFIEPDPYLEGYDWFPADVRKQLVDAAG, from the coding sequence ATGGCTACGGGAGCCATCGGGACGACCATGGCCCTCGTGCTCGCCGGCTGTGGCGCCAAGGCCGGCGACGAAACGGCCGCCGGCGGGACTTCTCCGGCAGCCAGTTGCGTCGACACCTCCGGCAGCACCGTCAAGCTCGGCTTCCTCAACTCCCTTACCGGTGGCATGGCGATCTCCGAGAAGACCGTCTCCAACGTGCTGCACATGGCCGCCGACGAGATCAACGCCGGTGGCGGCATCCTCGGCAAGAAGATCGAGTACGTCCAGGAGGACGGCGCCACCGACTGGCCCACCTTTGCGGAGAAGACCGAGAAGCTGCTCACTCAGGACTGTGTCGCCGCAATCTTCGGCGGCTGGACCTCGTCCTCCCGCAAGGCCGTCAAGCCGGTCGTCGAGAAGAACAACGGCCTCTTCTTCTACCCGGTGCAGTACGAGGGCCTCGAATCCTCGCCGAACATCTACTACACCGGTGCGACCACCAACCAGCAGATCATCCCGGCGATGGACTTCCTCGCCTCCCAAGGGGTGAAGAAGCTGTTCCTCGCCGGCAGCGACTACGTCTTCCCGCGCACCGCGAACGCGATCATCAAGCTGTACGCGGCCAAGCTCGGTATCGAGATCGTCGGTGAGGAGTACGTACCGCTCGACAAGGACGACTGGACAAGCCAGGTGGCGAAGATCGTGGCGGCCAAGCCCGACTTCATCTTCAACACCATCAACGGATCGTCGAATGTGGGCTTCGTCAAGGCGTACTACGACGCCGGACTCACCGCCGCGACGACGCCGATCATCTCGGTGTCGATCGCCGAGGAAGAGGCGCCGGCGATGGGCCACGAGGTCACCGGCCAGTACGCGTCCTGGAACTACTTCCAGTCACTCAAGACCGACACCAACCCGAAGTTCATCGAGAGCTGGAAGGCCTACCCCAACAGCAGCGGTGTGACCTCCGACCCGATGGAGGCCGCGTACATCTCGATGTACCTCTACAAGGCCCTTGTCGAGGCGGCCGGCTCGTTCGACGTCGACGCGGTGAATGCCGCGGCGAAGAAGAACACCATCACGTTCGACGCGCCGGAGGGCAAGGTCACGCTCGACGGCGACAACCACCACATCTCCAAGCCCGGTCACATCGGCAAGATCAATTCCAGCAACCAGTTCGAGATCGTCTGGGCCTCCGACAAGTTCATCGAGCCCGACCCGTACCTCGAGGGCTACGACTGGTTCCCGGCGGACG
- a CDS encoding protein-tyrosine phosphatase family protein, with amino-acid sequence MGEAWSEGDAGVVRLPSGRLVRGRGLREAMPSGHPPRFGVYLLGSAPPEFGWVSRWVRWPDFWLPADSAYAEEVLIEAWRRAEGERVEVACGGGRGRTGTALACLAVLDGVPPGEAVAYVRRHYHPRAVETPWQRRFVGRFPGPMSEPAGEA; translated from the coding sequence ATGGGTGAGGCGTGGAGCGAGGGTGACGCCGGGGTGGTGCGGCTGCCGTCGGGGCGGCTGGTGCGTGGGCGGGGGCTGCGGGAGGCTATGCCGTCGGGGCATCCGCCGCGGTTCGGGGTTTATCTGCTCGGGTCGGCGCCGCCTGAGTTCGGGTGGGTCAGCCGGTGGGTCAGGTGGCCGGATTTCTGGTTGCCGGCCGATTCGGCGTACGCGGAAGAGGTTTTGATCGAAGCCTGGCGGCGTGCTGAGGGTGAGCGGGTCGAGGTGGCCTGCGGGGGTGGGCGTGGGCGGACCGGGACCGCGCTGGCCTGCCTTGCCGTGCTGGATGGCGTGCCGCCGGGTGAGGCGGTGGCCTATGTTCGCCGGCATTACCACCCGCGGGCGGTGGAGACACCGTGGCAGCGGCGCTTCGTCGGGCGCTTCCCCGGGCCGATGAGCGAACCGGCCGGGGAAGCTTGA
- a CDS encoding dihydroxyacetone kinase subunit DhaK, with the protein MLINDLADVVSVALDGVTRTADGVARLAGSPATAIRNDVAAARAAGLVAVISGGGAGHDPAHAGYVGAGMLTAAVSGPLFIPPPAETVLAAIRASASPAGVLLIVPNYPADRLNFALAAELARAEGIRVEVVPVGDDVARGPSARRGLAGTILVQKVAGAAAAEGRPLAEVAALARRAAETTGTMGVALGPCTATAAGSGPPPDLPASNVATQPDAAPESDPSARPRPSLPADHPTRPDPSAQPGHNAQPDLPSQSDSSAQPGAPIRNDLDRRPSAPSSNVGLPPQADLDHISEISDSSAAAYLPDFAVAPDTAFPQDTALPPDLAAAPDTALPPDLAASLDAAFLSDLAELQRLDSELSPATDPSPSDQPAFSPAPSTSPAPSTSPTEAQPFPTGQPFPTGLAFAKGEAEWGPGANGEPGVGRGPLGSPFEVAARLISAIVEDRGIAPNGQVALLVNGLGATSPTELSIMAEGAVQALHTWGMTATRVWSGNFLTTLDMAGVSLTLLPLDDDLLAALDAPTTAPAWPRNVAPAEPGLVTADPHSNATQGELGLDHPMRRALEAVAEALISVRDELTTLDRAAGDGDLGVSLALGAAAVLAECPTYPGADGPAAVLRAASATVRRSVTGVSGPLYAILLLRAAAALPAAPGPHDWAAALRAGLDGVREAADAEPGDRTMVDALAPAAVTFADHLDAGRPWPEALTAAVDAATTGADATVDLPPRLGRAGHLGMRVLGHPDPGAQAVAIWLRAAATALHP; encoded by the coding sequence GTGCTCATCAACGACCTGGCCGACGTGGTCAGCGTGGCGCTGGACGGGGTGACCCGGACAGCGGACGGCGTGGCACGACTCGCCGGCTCACCGGCCACCGCGATCCGCAACGACGTGGCCGCGGCGCGGGCCGCCGGCCTGGTCGCCGTGATCTCCGGCGGCGGCGCCGGCCACGACCCCGCACACGCCGGCTACGTCGGCGCCGGCATGCTGACCGCGGCGGTCTCCGGCCCGCTGTTCATTCCACCCCCGGCCGAAACCGTCCTGGCCGCGATCCGGGCCAGTGCCTCTCCCGCCGGCGTGCTGCTGATCGTCCCGAACTATCCGGCGGACCGGCTGAACTTCGCCCTCGCCGCGGAACTGGCCCGGGCCGAAGGCATCCGAGTGGAGGTGGTCCCGGTCGGCGACGACGTGGCCCGCGGTCCCTCGGCCCGCCGCGGCCTGGCCGGAACCATCCTGGTCCAGAAGGTGGCCGGTGCGGCGGCCGCAGAGGGTCGCCCCCTCGCCGAGGTGGCAGCGCTGGCCCGCCGAGCCGCCGAAACGACCGGCACTATGGGCGTGGCCCTCGGCCCATGCACGGCCACCGCCGCGGGCAGCGGTCCGCCACCAGACCTCCCCGCCTCGAACGTCGCCACTCAGCCCGACGCCGCCCCCGAATCGGACCCCTCCGCCCGGCCGCGCCCTTCCCTCCCGGCAGACCACCCCACCCGGCCGGACCCTTCCGCCCAGCCAGGTCATAACGCTCAGCCAGACCTCCCCAGCCAGTCGGATTCTTCCGCCCAGCCAGGCGCTCCCATCCGGAACGACCTTGATCGCCGGCCAAGCGCTCCCAGTTCGAATGTCGGCCTCCCACCCCAAGCCGACCTCGACCACATATCAGAAATTTCCGATTCGTCGGCTGCCGCATACCTACCGGACTTCGCCGTCGCGCCGGACACCGCATTCCCACAGGACACCGCGCTCCCGCCGGACCTCGCCGCCGCGCCGGACACCGCACTTCCGCCGGACCTCGCCGCCTCCCTCGATGCGGCGTTCCTGTCGGACCTCGCCGAACTCCAGCGCCTGGATTCCGAGCTGAGCCCTGCCACCGATCCGAGCCCTTCCGATCAGCCCGCCTTCTCCCCCGCTCCGAGCACTTCCCCCGCTCCGAGCACCTCCCCCACGGAGGCGCAGCCATTCCCCACAGGGCAGCCGTTCCCGACAGGGCTCGCGTTCGCAAAAGGCGAGGCGGAGTGGGGCCCCGGCGCCAACGGCGAACCAGGAGTCGGACGCGGGCCGCTCGGCTCCCCCTTCGAGGTGGCCGCCCGCCTGATCTCAGCGATCGTCGAGGACCGCGGAATCGCCCCGAACGGCCAGGTGGCACTACTGGTCAACGGCCTCGGAGCCACCTCGCCCACGGAACTGTCCATCATGGCCGAAGGCGCCGTCCAGGCCCTGCACACCTGGGGCATGACGGCCACCCGGGTCTGGTCCGGCAACTTCCTCACCACGCTGGACATGGCCGGCGTATCCCTCACCCTGCTGCCACTCGACGACGACCTACTGGCAGCGCTGGACGCACCCACCACCGCACCAGCCTGGCCACGCAACGTCGCCCCAGCCGAGCCCGGCCTGGTCACCGCCGACCCCCACAGCAACGCAACGCAAGGCGAACTGGGACTCGATCATCCAATGCGACGCGCGCTTGAGGCGGTCGCCGAAGCCCTGATTTCCGTACGCGACGAGCTCACCACCCTCGACCGCGCAGCAGGTGACGGCGACCTGGGCGTAAGCCTGGCACTCGGCGCCGCGGCAGTCCTGGCCGAATGCCCCACCTACCCCGGCGCCGACGGGCCGGCCGCCGTCCTGCGCGCCGCTTCGGCCACAGTCCGCCGAAGCGTCACCGGCGTATCCGGCCCGCTCTACGCCATCCTGCTACTCCGCGCCGCAGCCGCCCTGCCCGCCGCTCCCGGCCCCCATGACTGGGCGGCAGCCCTCCGAGCCGGCCTCGACGGCGTCCGCGAAGCCGCCGACGCCGAACCAGGCGACCGCACCATGGTCGACGCCCTGGCCCCGGCCGCAGTAACTTTCGCCGACCACCTGGACGCCGGCCGCCCTTGGCCAGAAGCCCTGACCGCTGCAGTCGACGCCGCAACCACCGGCGCTGACGCCACCGTCGACCTGCCACCCCGCCTGGGCCGCGCCGGTCACCTGGGCATGCGAGTACTGGGCCACCCCGACCCCGGAGCCCAGGCCGTAGCAATCTGGCTACGAGCCGCGGCCACCGCCCTCCACCCGTAG
- a CDS encoding MFS transporter, which produces MRALVPARLGIGFRWLLASSWTTNLGDGIAAAAGPLLIASLTGDPFLISLAALLGWAPPLVCGLYAGALSDRHNRRRIVKIANAVRLVVLIAMISALATGHLPVPAALIGIGLLATTQVFADNATATLTPMLVNRDDLLIANARLQTGFITLNQLAGPPVGAALFAAGRVWPLVTEAVLVCAGILLVSRVELPPHGDTGPKRSVRRDISEGLRWTVRHPAVRTLCLTILIFNLTFGAAWSVLVLYASERLGLGAIGFGLITTVSAVGGLLGTALYGWLTARVSLGNLMRIGLIIETLTHLALAATTSPWVALPTFFLFGAHAFIWGTTSRTVRQRAVPAHLQGRVDSVNTICVYGGLVVGSAFGGLLATHFGITAPFWFAFLGSVVFLVLLWPQMTRIAHDETL; this is translated from the coding sequence GTGCGTGCTCTCGTTCCGGCCCGGCTCGGCATCGGCTTCCGGTGGCTTCTCGCCTCGTCCTGGACGACGAATCTCGGTGACGGCATCGCGGCGGCGGCCGGCCCGCTGCTGATCGCGTCGCTCACCGGTGACCCGTTCCTGATCTCGCTCGCCGCCCTGCTGGGCTGGGCGCCGCCGCTGGTCTGCGGTCTGTACGCCGGCGCGCTCTCGGACCGGCACAACCGGCGGCGAATCGTCAAGATCGCCAACGCCGTCCGGCTCGTCGTCCTGATCGCGATGATCTCCGCGCTCGCCACGGGCCACCTACCGGTCCCGGCCGCGCTGATCGGAATCGGTCTTCTGGCCACCACTCAGGTGTTCGCCGACAACGCCACCGCGACCCTCACCCCGATGCTGGTGAACCGGGACGACCTGCTGATCGCCAACGCCCGCCTGCAGACGGGTTTCATCACGCTGAACCAGCTCGCCGGTCCGCCGGTGGGCGCCGCCCTGTTCGCGGCCGGGCGGGTCTGGCCGCTGGTCACCGAGGCGGTGCTGGTCTGCGCCGGGATCCTGCTGGTCTCCCGGGTCGAGCTGCCGCCGCACGGCGACACCGGTCCGAAGCGTTCGGTGCGGCGGGACATCTCCGAGGGACTGCGGTGGACTGTGCGGCATCCGGCCGTACGCACGCTCTGCCTGACGATTCTGATCTTCAATCTGACCTTCGGTGCCGCCTGGTCGGTGCTGGTCCTCTACGCGAGTGAGCGGCTCGGCCTCGGTGCGATCGGTTTCGGTCTCATCACGACGGTCTCCGCGGTCGGCGGTCTGCTCGGGACCGCCCTGTACGGCTGGCTCACCGCCCGGGTCAGCCTGGGCAATCTGATGCGCATCGGTCTGATCATCGAGACGCTCACCCACCTGGCTCTGGCCGCCACGACGTCGCCGTGGGTGGCGTTGCCGACCTTCTTCCTGTTCGGCGCGCACGCGTTCATCTGGGGCACGACCTCGCGGACCGTCCGGCAGCGTGCCGTGCCGGCCCACCTGCAGGGCCGGGTGGACAGCGTGAACACGATCTGCGTCTACGGCGGCCTGGTGGTGGGTTCGGCGTTCGGCGGGTTGCTGGCCACGCATTTCGGGATCACCGCGCCGTTCTGGTTCGCCTTCCTCGGTTCGGTGGTGTTCCTGGTGCTGCTCTGGCCGCAGATGACCCGGATCGCGCACGACGAGACGCTATAG
- the argS gene encoding arginine--tRNA ligase, translated as MNLEKLLHDQLAPALEAVAGEPVDPAVRVSPFADFQSAAPLTLARRLGRPPREIAAEVAARTGFTVSGPGFLNITLPDEMITAALEAAAGDPRLGVAPATRPERIVLDYSSPNLAKEMHVGHLRSTIIGDALARILDWQGHHVHRANHVGDWGTPFGMLIEHLIEEGGARDHSLGDLTAFYRAARVKFDTDEDFRTRARLRVVALQAGDGPTRELWRWLTGLSEQAFLDSYQRLGITLGPGDFAGESCYQDDLAGIVAELGEKGLLTESDGALCAFPSGFTGRDGGPLPLIIRKGDGGFGYAATDLAALRHRVRNLGATQLLYVVGTPQRMHFQMVFAVAREAGWLPPEVSAEHIGFGSILGTDGRMLKTRAGGTIRLAELLDEAVARASAPEIGIAAIKYADLSGDRRADYVFDWDRMLASTGNTGPYLQYAYARIRSLTRRAAREPGRIRVTDPAERALGLVLLGFEPALQAAGAAREPHRLAGYLHDLAAVFNAFWERCPVATAEPGVRASRKALAELSGRTLHTGMSLLGIEAPERI; from the coding sequence GTGAATCTCGAGAAACTCCTGCACGACCAGCTTGCGCCCGCCCTGGAGGCGGTGGCCGGTGAGCCGGTGGATCCGGCTGTCCGGGTCTCGCCGTTCGCCGATTTCCAGTCCGCCGCTCCGCTGACTCTGGCCCGGAGACTGGGCCGGCCGCCGCGCGAGATCGCGGCCGAGGTGGCCGCGAGGACCGGTTTCACGGTCTCCGGTCCCGGCTTTCTGAACATCACGCTTCCCGACGAGATGATCACGGCGGCGCTCGAGGCGGCGGCCGGTGATCCCCGGCTCGGTGTCGCGCCGGCGACCCGGCCGGAACGGATCGTGCTCGACTACTCCAGCCCGAACCTCGCGAAGGAGATGCACGTCGGCCACCTGCGGTCGACGATCATCGGTGACGCGCTGGCCCGGATCCTGGACTGGCAGGGGCACCACGTGCACCGGGCCAACCACGTCGGTGACTGGGGCACCCCGTTCGGCATGCTCATCGAGCACCTGATCGAGGAGGGCGGCGCGCGCGACCACTCGCTCGGCGATCTCACGGCCTTCTACCGGGCGGCGCGAGTCAAGTTCGACACCGACGAGGACTTCCGGACCCGGGCCCGGCTGCGGGTGGTGGCGCTGCAGGCCGGGGACGGGCCGACCCGGGAGCTGTGGCGGTGGCTGACCGGCCTGTCCGAGCAGGCGTTCCTGGACTCCTACCAGCGGCTCGGCATCACGCTCGGGCCGGGCGACTTCGCCGGGGAGAGCTGCTATCAGGACGATCTCGCCGGCATCGTCGCCGAGCTGGGGGAGAAGGGCCTGCTGACCGAGAGCGACGGCGCGCTCTGCGCTTTTCCGTCCGGTTTCACCGGCCGGGACGGCGGTCCGCTTCCGCTGATCATCCGCAAGGGCGACGGCGGTTTCGGGTACGCCGCGACCGACCTCGCCGCCCTGCGCCACCGGGTGCGGAATCTCGGCGCCACCCAGCTGCTCTACGTCGTGGGGACACCCCAGCGGATGCACTTCCAGATGGTGTTCGCGGTCGCGCGGGAGGCCGGCTGGCTGCCCCCGGAGGTCAGCGCTGAACACATCGGATTCGGCTCGATCCTCGGCACCGACGGCAGGATGCTCAAGACCCGGGCCGGCGGCACGATCCGGCTCGCCGAACTACTCGACGAGGCGGTCGCCCGGGCCTCCGCTCCGGAGATCGGGATCGCCGCGATCAAGTACGCCGACCTGTCCGGCGACCGGCGCGCCGACTACGTCTTCGACTGGGACCGGATGCTCGCGTCGACCGGGAACACCGGTCCGTACCTGCAGTACGCGTACGCACGGATCCGCTCACTGACCCGCAGGGCCGCCCGCGAGCCGGGCCGGATCCGGGTGACCGATCCGGCCGAGCGGGCCCTCGGCCTGGTCCTGCTCGGTTTCGAGCCGGCCCTGCAGGCCGCCGGCGCAGCCCGCGAGCCGCACCGGCTCGCCGGTTACCTGCACGACCTGGCGGCGGTCTTCAACGCGTTCTGGGAGCGGTGCCCGGTGGCCACTGCGGAGCCCGGGGTGCGGGCGAGCCGGAAGGCCCTCGCGGAGCTGAGCGGGCGCACGCTCCACACCGGAATGTCGCTGCTCGGCATCGAAGCACCGGAGCGGATCTGA
- a CDS encoding bifunctional metallophosphatase/5'-nucleotidase, giving the protein MTLPTGVSRRGVLAATAAATAAPLVFTEAAQAGRPKPPESYRLTVLGTSDTHGNVYNWDYYRDAEYDDSAHNDVGVAKLAALVNKLRAEATGPVLVLDAGDTIQGTPLATYYAKQEPITTTGEKHPMARAMNVLNYDAVTLGNHEFNYGLPLLNLWIRQLGFPALAANAISVKTGKPAFTPYVIKKVSVGRRGPALRVGILGLTNPGSAIWDRANVEGKLEFADMIASAAKWVPIMRARGADIVLISAHGGDSGTSSYGPELPNENPTALIAEQVPGIDAILFGHAHREVPERFVTNLKTGEEVLLSEPSRWGQRLTKMDFDLVREKGRWKITTKAATTLNTNTVEADPKVLAVVRKQHEKTVAYVNQVVATSTETLSAATSRYEDTPILDYINKVQTDTVTAALAGTEYASLPVLSIAAPFSRTAVFPQGDVKIKDVAGLYIYDNTLEAVVLTGAEVKAYLEYSAKYFVTLAPDAPVNPETISDPAVPDYNYDVFSGVDYDIDISQPVGSRITRLQIGGADVDPAARFVVAVNNYRRSGGGSFPGIVKPQVYNAQQEIRQLLIDWAQAKGQIDPADFFVKNWQLVRAGVPITF; this is encoded by the coding sequence ATGACCCTTCCCACCGGCGTTTCGCGGCGTGGCGTGCTCGCCGCCACCGCGGCGGCCACCGCCGCGCCGTTAGTCTTCACCGAGGCGGCGCAAGCCGGCCGCCCGAAGCCTCCGGAGAGTTACCGGCTCACCGTGCTGGGCACGTCGGACACCCACGGCAACGTCTACAACTGGGACTACTACAGGGACGCCGAGTACGACGACAGCGCCCACAACGACGTCGGTGTCGCCAAGCTGGCCGCCCTGGTGAACAAGCTGCGCGCCGAGGCGACCGGCCCGGTGCTGGTGCTGGACGCCGGCGACACGATCCAGGGCACCCCGCTGGCGACGTACTACGCGAAGCAGGAGCCGATCACCACGACCGGCGAGAAGCACCCGATGGCCCGTGCCATGAACGTGCTGAACTACGACGCGGTGACCCTGGGCAATCACGAGTTCAACTACGGTCTGCCGCTGCTGAACCTGTGGATCCGCCAGCTCGGGTTCCCGGCTCTCGCCGCGAACGCGATCAGCGTCAAGACCGGCAAGCCGGCCTTCACCCCGTACGTGATCAAGAAGGTCTCGGTGGGCCGGCGCGGGCCGGCGCTGCGTGTCGGCATCCTGGGTCTCACCAACCCGGGCTCGGCGATCTGGGACCGGGCGAACGTCGAGGGCAAGCTCGAGTTCGCCGACATGATCGCGTCGGCCGCGAAGTGGGTGCCGATCATGCGGGCGCGCGGCGCCGACATCGTGTTGATCTCCGCGCACGGCGGCGACAGCGGCACCTCGAGTTACGGCCCCGAGCTGCCGAACGAGAACCCGACCGCGCTGATCGCCGAGCAGGTCCCGGGCATCGACGCGATCCTGTTCGGGCACGCTCACCGGGAGGTGCCGGAGCGGTTCGTGACCAACCTGAAGACCGGCGAGGAGGTGCTGCTCTCCGAGCCGTCGCGATGGGGTCAGCGGCTCACCAAGATGGACTTCGACCTGGTCCGCGAGAAGGGCCGGTGGAAGATCACCACCAAGGCGGCGACGACGCTGAACACCAACACGGTCGAGGCCGACCCGAAGGTGCTCGCCGTCGTCCGGAAACAGCACGAGAAGACCGTGGCGTACGTGAACCAGGTCGTCGCCACCTCGACGGAAACGCTCTCCGCCGCCACCTCCCGGTACGAGGACACCCCGATCCTCGACTACATCAACAAGGTGCAGACCGACACCGTCACGGCGGCGCTGGCCGGCACCGAGTATGCGTCGCTGCCGGTCCTGTCGATCGCGGCGCCGTTCAGCCGGACCGCGGTGTTCCCGCAGGGCGACGTCAAGATCAAGGACGTCGCCGGGCTCTACATCTACGACAACACCCTGGAAGCGGTCGTGCTGACCGGCGCCGAGGTGAAGGCGTACCTGGAGTACTCGGCGAAGTACTTCGTCACCCTCGCGCCGGACGCCCCGGTGAACCCGGAGACGATCAGTGACCCGGCGGTGCCGGACTACAACTACGACGTCTTCTCCGGCGTCGACTACGACATCGACATCTCGCAGCCGGTGGGCAGCCGGATCACCCGGCTGCAGATCGGCGGGGCCGACGTGGATCCGGCCGCGCGGTTCGTGGTGGCGGTGAACAACTACCGGCGGTCCGGCGGCGGCAGCTTCCCCGGCATCGTGAAGCCGCAGGTTTACAACGCGCAGCAGGAGATCCGCCAGCTGCTGATCGACTGGGCGCAGGCCAAGGGCCAGATCGACCCGGCCGACTTCTTCGTCAAGAACTGGCAGCTGGTGCGCGCGGGCGTACCGATCACATTCTGA
- a CDS encoding MerR family transcriptional regulator: MLSIGDFAGLGRVSVRMLRHYDAIGLLRPAHVDPHSGYRWYTADQLSVLNRVLALKDLGFTLQQVQAMVEEKLDIGELRGMLRLRRAELAAQVEQDTARLALVDARLRLIETEGHMDTGDIVLKQIPALRVAELSATAAGYDHPSSITENLSPLYPRLMELMEQAGVPMTGSPIAYYRPAPTGPGDETITVHAAFPIGAAEVSGAGFDVVELEPIEAATALHRGSMSEAFRTGQAIATWIDDNGYRTSGPGFAREVYLDCPPGEFDKWVTELQVPLDSTTIATRGN, translated from the coding sequence ATGTTGAGTATCGGAGACTTCGCCGGCCTGGGCCGGGTGTCGGTGCGCATGCTGCGCCACTACGACGCCATCGGCCTGCTGCGTCCCGCCCATGTCGACCCGCACAGCGGCTACCGCTGGTACACCGCCGACCAGTTGAGCGTCCTCAACCGGGTGCTCGCTCTCAAGGATCTCGGCTTCACCCTGCAGCAGGTGCAGGCGATGGTCGAGGAGAAGCTGGACATCGGTGAGCTGCGCGGGATGCTGCGGCTGCGACGGGCCGAACTGGCTGCCCAGGTGGAGCAGGACACGGCCCGCCTGGCCCTGGTCGACGCGCGTCTCCGGCTGATCGAGACGGAGGGACACATGGACACCGGAGACATCGTCCTGAAGCAGATCCCGGCACTGCGGGTCGCGGAGCTGTCCGCGACCGCCGCCGGGTACGACCACCCGAGCTCCATCACCGAGAACCTGAGCCCGCTCTACCCGCGGCTGATGGAGCTGATGGAGCAGGCCGGGGTGCCGATGACCGGGTCGCCGATCGCCTACTACCGGCCGGCGCCGACCGGTCCGGGCGACGAGACGATCACCGTGCACGCCGCGTTCCCGATCGGCGCCGCCGAGGTGTCCGGGGCCGGGTTCGACGTGGTGGAGCTGGAGCCGATCGAGGCCGCGACCGCGCTGCACCGGGGCTCGATGTCGGAGGCGTTCCGCACCGGGCAGGCGATCGCCACCTGGATCGACGACAACGGCTACCGGACGTCCGGGCCCGGTTTCGCCCGCGAGGTGTACCTGGACTGCCCGCCCGGCGAGTTCGACAAGTGGGTGACCGAGCTGCAGGTGCCGCTCGACAGCACCACAATCGCAACCCGCGGAAACTAA